From the Acetobacter aceti genome, one window contains:
- a CDS encoding peptide deformylase: MALRPIVTFPDQKLRLVAKPVTCFDEALRSLAMDLLDTMRAAPGIGITAPHVGVARRVVVLELPDAPTPQIYVNPEIIEISKETIRLEEGSISMPGVTGLVERSARVRVRYQDMEGIGHIEDAEGLRAACHQHEIDQLNGQFWTQRLSPLRRGKVMALFEKLRRR, translated from the coding sequence ATGGCCCTGCGTCCGATTGTGACCTTCCCCGATCAGAAGCTGCGGCTTGTCGCCAAGCCCGTCACCTGTTTCGACGAGGCTCTCCGGTCTCTGGCCATGGACCTTCTCGACACCATGCGCGCCGCTCCGGGAATAGGGATTACCGCTCCCCATGTCGGTGTTGCCCGGCGTGTCGTCGTGCTGGAGCTTCCCGATGCGCCCACACCACAAATCTACGTCAATCCAGAGATTATCGAGATCTCGAAGGAGACAATCCGTCTGGAGGAAGGCAGCATTTCCATGCCGGGCGTCACCGGTCTGGTCGAACGCTCTGCCCGTGTCCGCGTCCGCTATCAGGATATGGAGGGCATCGGGCACATTGAAGATGCGGAAGGGCTCCGTGCTGCCTGCCATCAGCATGAGATCGATCAGTTGAACGGCCAGTTCTGGACCCAGCGCCTCTCACCGTTAAGACGCGGAAAAGTCATGGCCCTGTTTGAGAAACTTCGCCGTCGATAA
- a CDS encoding lysophospholipid acyltransferase family protein: MTSITVPTGRDRIGGYLTGLAFNGGVGLMRLLGIGLSSGLGGLLAGTIGPLLPVSRVARGNLTLAFPDMDRKQQKRIVRGAWNNLGRVVGEFSHLKKMECTPSGPGWEISGQEHIEAARKNGLPPLFFSAHLGNWEMILPIAGALGLPVGGVYRASSNPVVERLIQQLRSEAGHGTRMFPKGARGARDIIGHLSAGGTLGLLVDQKMNDGIAVPFFGQTAWTAPALAQLAARFERNIVPIHVVRIGTARFRLVCEPALTFTMTGERTADQLSIMKAVNAHLEGWIRAEPQQWLWFHRRWPKTMVSSAVHEDMAA, translated from the coding sequence ATGACATCCATCACTGTGCCTACCGGCAGAGATCGTATTGGCGGTTATCTGACCGGACTGGCGTTCAACGGCGGCGTCGGGCTGATGCGTCTGCTCGGCATAGGGCTGTCTTCCGGCCTTGGCGGCCTTCTCGCAGGAACCATTGGCCCGCTTCTGCCTGTCTCGCGCGTTGCCAGAGGCAATCTCACGCTCGCCTTCCCCGACATGGACAGAAAACAGCAGAAGAGAATTGTCCGGGGCGCCTGGAACAATCTTGGGCGCGTCGTCGGGGAGTTTTCCCATCTCAAAAAGATGGAATGCACTCCGTCGGGACCGGGCTGGGAGATTTCAGGTCAGGAACATATCGAGGCTGCGCGGAAAAACGGCCTGCCGCCTCTGTTCTTCTCGGCTCATCTGGGCAACTGGGAAATGATTCTGCCCATTGCTGGCGCACTGGGTCTGCCGGTCGGCGGTGTGTACCGGGCATCGTCAAACCCCGTGGTCGAGCGTCTGATCCAGCAACTCCGCAGTGAGGCAGGGCATGGAACGCGGATGTTTCCCAAGGGAGCGCGAGGCGCGCGCGACATCATCGGCCATCTGAGCGCTGGCGGCACACTGGGACTTCTGGTGGACCAGAAAATGAACGACGGCATCGCCGTTCCGTTCTTCGGACAGACGGCGTGGACAGCCCCTGCCCTTGCCCAGCTTGCCGCGCGGTTTGAGCGCAACATCGTGCCGATCCATGTCGTGCGGATCGGCACGGCCCGGTTCCGGCTGGTGTGCGAGCCCGCCCTGACTTTCACCATGACAGGCGAGCGCACAGCCGATCAGTTGTCGATCATGAAGGCCGTGAACGCGCATCTTGAAGGCTGGATCAGAGCCGAACCCCAACAGTGGCTGTGGTTTCATCGTCGATGGCCGAAAACAATGGTGAGTTCGGCGGTTCATGAGGATATGGCCGCGTAA
- a CDS encoding TlyA family RNA methyltransferase produces the protein MAKRRVDQLLVDRGLVESRTKAQALIMAGLVYTSDRRIAKAGDLLPEEAPLALKGQDHPWVSRGGLKLSHALPFFGFSAEGRIGLDVGASTGGFTDVLLTNGASKVYAVDVGHGQLAWKLRSDPRVVVMEKQNARALDATLIPDPIGAVVCDASFIGLRTVLPAALSLTLPDAWAVALIKPQFEAGREHVGAKGVVRDPAIHEQVCTMISDWWKTLPGWEVLGVEASPITGPEGNREFLIGARRTG, from the coding sequence ATGGCGAAGCGCCGCGTAGACCAGCTCCTCGTTGATCGGGGACTGGTCGAAAGCCGGACCAAGGCGCAGGCTCTCATCATGGCGGGGCTTGTCTACACGAGTGACCGGCGTATCGCGAAAGCAGGGGATCTCCTGCCTGAAGAAGCGCCTCTGGCGCTCAAGGGACAGGACCATCCGTGGGTTTCGCGTGGAGGGCTGAAGCTCTCCCATGCGCTTCCGTTTTTCGGTTTTTCTGCGGAAGGACGGATCGGTCTGGATGTTGGGGCGTCCACTGGCGGCTTTACGGATGTTCTGCTGACCAATGGTGCGAGCAAGGTCTATGCCGTGGATGTCGGGCATGGCCAACTGGCGTGGAAGCTGCGCTCCGACCCCCGTGTCGTGGTCATGGAAAAGCAGAATGCCCGGGCGCTGGACGCGACGCTTATCCCTGATCCCATCGGTGCGGTCGTGTGTGACGCCAGCTTTATTGGTCTGCGTACGGTGCTGCCTGCCGCACTGTCGCTCACCTTACCGGATGCGTGGGCTGTTGCGCTGATCAAGCCTCAGTTCGAAGCCGGGCGTGAGCATGTGGGGGCGAAAGGCGTCGTGCGTGATCCTGCCATTCATGAGCAGGTCTGCACCATGATTTCCGACTGGTGGAAGACCCTGCCGGGATGGGAAGTGCTGGGCGTGGAAGCCAGCCCGATCACCGGACCGGAAGGGAACCGTGAGTTTCTGATCGGCGCACGCCGGACGGGGTAA
- the dxs gene encoding 1-deoxy-D-xylulose-5-phosphate synthase: MSDTSGPIPTRGRFPLLDRVSYPVDLRNLSIEQLKQVADELRSETVETVSTTGGHLGASLGVVELTVAIHAVFDTPDDRLIWDVGHQAYPHKIITGRRDRIRTLRQPGGLSGFTRRSESEYDPFGAAHSSTSISSGLGMAVAHHLRAGEDPSYRERNVIAVIGDGSISAGMAYEAMNNAAVAGEGAERLIVILNDNEMSIAPPVGSMSNYLSRLMSSRQFMGLRDLAGKFVKKLPDRLERTAKKAEEYARGMITGGTLFEELGFYYVGPVDGHDMTQLVPILRNLRDTDKGPILLHVITEKGHGYKPAEAAGDKYHAVAKFNVVTGEQKKAPPGPPSWTNIFARELVDRASTDNRITAITAAMPSGTGLDRFATKFPDRFFDVGIAEQHAVTFAAGMATEGLRPFCAIYSTFLQRAYDQVMHDVVLQKLPVRFAIDRAGLVGADGATHAGSFDIAYLGCLPGMTIMAPSDEIELLNMTATACEFDEGPIALRYPRGNTYGLELPAKGGIIQIGKGRIVREMGQQSGREKGGIAILSLGPRLEEALKAADQLAAHGLPPTVADARFAKPLDTELLEQLARNHAVLITIEEGSVGGFGSLVAQHLSKTGLLDTVRLRTMTLPDIFIDHDSQFEQYNTAHLNAPHIVQTALNAIGVSVSEQIA; the protein is encoded by the coding sequence ATGAGCGATACGTCCGGACCCATCCCCACTCGGGGTCGTTTTCCTTTACTGGACCGTGTTTCCTACCCTGTTGACCTTCGGAACCTTTCGATCGAGCAGCTGAAGCAGGTTGCGGACGAGCTGCGTTCGGAGACGGTCGAGACGGTGTCCACGACAGGCGGCCACCTTGGCGCCTCGCTGGGCGTGGTGGAACTGACGGTCGCGATCCACGCCGTGTTCGACACCCCCGACGACCGGCTGATCTGGGACGTGGGCCATCAGGCCTACCCGCACAAGATCATCACCGGACGCCGCGACCGCATCCGCACCCTGCGCCAGCCGGGCGGCCTGTCGGGCTTCACCCGCCGCTCGGAGAGCGAATACGACCCGTTCGGCGCGGCCCATTCCTCAACGTCGATTTCGTCCGGCCTCGGCATGGCGGTCGCGCACCATCTGCGCGCCGGGGAAGATCCGTCCTACCGCGAGCGCAACGTCATCGCCGTGATCGGCGACGGCTCGATCTCCGCCGGCATGGCCTACGAGGCGATGAACAACGCCGCCGTCGCCGGCGAGGGCGCGGAACGGCTGATCGTCATCCTCAACGATAACGAGATGTCCATCGCGCCGCCCGTCGGCTCGATGTCGAACTACCTCTCCCGCCTGATGTCGTCGCGCCAGTTCATGGGCCTGCGGGATCTCGCCGGAAAGTTCGTGAAAAAGCTGCCGGACCGTCTGGAACGCACCGCCAAGAAGGCCGAGGAATATGCCCGCGGCATGATCACCGGCGGCACGCTGTTCGAGGAGCTGGGTTTCTATTATGTCGGCCCGGTCGATGGCCACGACATGACCCAGCTGGTGCCGATCCTGCGCAATCTGCGCGACACGGATAAAGGCCCGATCCTGCTGCATGTCATCACCGAGAAGGGCCACGGCTACAAGCCGGCCGAGGCGGCGGGCGACAAGTATCACGCCGTGGCGAAGTTCAACGTCGTCACCGGCGAGCAGAAGAAAGCCCCTCCGGGACCGCCGTCCTGGACCAATATCTTCGCCCGCGAACTGGTCGACCGCGCTTCCACGGACAACCGCATCACGGCCATCACCGCCGCGATGCCGTCCGGCACGGGCCTCGACAGGTTCGCCACCAAATTCCCCGACCGGTTCTTCGATGTCGGCATCGCGGAGCAGCACGCTGTCACCTTCGCCGCCGGCATGGCGACGGAAGGGCTGCGTCCGTTCTGCGCGATCTACTCCACGTTCCTGCAGCGCGCCTACGATCAGGTCATGCACGACGTGGTGCTGCAGAAGCTGCCGGTCCGTTTCGCCATTGACCGCGCCGGTCTGGTCGGCGCCGACGGCGCGACGCATGCGGGCTCGTTCGACATCGCCTATCTGGGCTGCCTGCCGGGCATGACCATCATGGCGCCGTCCGACGAGATCGAGCTTCTGAACATGACGGCCACGGCCTGCGAGTTCGACGAAGGCCCGATCGCGCTGCGGTATCCGCGCGGCAACACCTATGGTCTGGAGCTGCCCGCGAAGGGCGGGATCATCCAGATCGGCAAGGGCCGCATCGTCCGCGAGATGGGCCAGCAGTCCGGGCGCGAGAAGGGCGGCATCGCCATCCTGTCGCTTGGTCCGCGTCTGGAGGAGGCGCTCAAGGCCGCCGACCAGCTCGCCGCGCACGGCCTGCCGCCGACGGTGGCCGACGCCCGTTTCGCCAAGCCGCTGGACACGGAACTGCTCGAACAGCTGGCGCGCAACCACGCCGTGCTGATCACCATCGAGGAAGGCTCCGTCGGCGGCTTCGGCTCGCTGGTCGCCCAGCATCTCTCGAAGACCGGCCTGCTCGACACTGTCCGCCTGCGCACCATGACGCTCCCGGACATCTTCATCGACCACGACAGCCAGTTCGAGCAATACAACACCGCTCACCTCAACGCCCCTCACATCGTCCAGACAGCGCTCAACGCAATCGGGGTGAGTGTGAGCGAGCAGATCGCCTGA
- a CDS encoding polyprenyl synthetase family protein produces the protein MTNSGASTNPTSAEALSASLKQRAAAVEAMLDRLVPRVDGPEARVIDAMRYATLGGGKRLRGYLVAEVASLFPEQNGEEGAYRAAASVEMLHAYSLVHDDLPAMDDDDLRRGQPSAHRKFDEATAILAGDALQTRAFEVLAETETHPDAVVRVQLVLALAQASGAAGMVGGQMIDMEGEGRALSLKEVSHLHALKTGCLIRYSAEAGAILGGANPEQRERIASYGRDIGAAFQIADDVLDATATEEELGKTAGKDQAAEKSTFVALLGIDGARKEAGKLAERACHALDIFGEKADRLRDLARYVVERRS, from the coding sequence ATGACCAACTCCGGTGCAAGCACAAATCCCACCTCTGCCGAAGCGCTGAGCGCATCCCTCAAGCAGCGCGCCGCTGCCGTGGAAGCCATGCTGGACCGGCTGGTCCCCCGCGTGGATGGACCTGAGGCGCGCGTGATCGACGCCATGCGCTATGCGACGCTGGGTGGTGGAAAGCGCCTGCGCGGGTATCTTGTGGCGGAAGTGGCGTCCCTGTTCCCGGAACAGAATGGCGAGGAAGGAGCCTATCGCGCAGCGGCCTCTGTCGAGATGCTGCATGCCTACTCCCTCGTGCATGATGACCTGCCCGCGATGGATGACGATGATCTCCGCCGGGGCCAGCCGTCCGCCCATCGCAAGTTTGACGAGGCGACCGCCATACTCGCCGGTGACGCGCTCCAGACGCGCGCCTTCGAGGTGCTGGCCGAGACTGAAACCCATCCGGATGCCGTCGTGCGGGTCCAGCTTGTGCTGGCTCTGGCGCAGGCTTCCGGCGCGGCTGGCATGGTCGGCGGCCAGATGATCGACATGGAAGGCGAGGGCCGCGCCCTTTCCCTGAAGGAAGTCAGTCATCTGCACGCCCTGAAGACCGGTTGCCTGATCCGCTATTCGGCGGAGGCTGGCGCGATTCTGGGCGGCGCGAATCCCGAACAGCGTGAGCGCATCGCCAGTTACGGCCGTGATATCGGCGCGGCCTTCCAGATCGCGGACGACGTGCTGGATGCAACGGCGACCGAGGAAGAACTCGGCAAGACAGCCGGCAAGGATCAGGCTGCGGAAAAGTCGACCTTCGTGGCGCTGCTGGGTATCGACGGCGCTCGCAAGGAGGCTGGGAAGCTGGCCGAGCGGGCCTGTCATGCCCTCGATATTTTTGGTGAGAAAGCCGATCGGCTGCGCGACCTTGCGCGTTACGTCGTAGAGCGCAGGAGCTGA
- a CDS encoding exodeoxyribonuclease VII small subunit — MTGETNSLSFEDALTELERIVRSLEGGQLKLEEAITSYERGAALRAHCESKLREAEERVQAIVKRADGSLDAKNVD; from the coding sequence ATGACGGGTGAGACGAATTCCCTGTCCTTCGAGGACGCCCTCACCGAGCTTGAGCGGATCGTCCGGAGCCTTGAGGGCGGACAGCTCAAGCTTGAAGAGGCCATCACCTCCTATGAACGCGGGGCGGCGCTTCGCGCTCACTGTGAAAGCAAGCTGCGCGAGGCTGAAGAGCGCGTGCAGGCTATCGTCAAACGGGCTGACGGCTCACTTGACGCCAAGAACGTGGATTGA
- a CDS encoding sulfurtransferase TusA family protein codes for MSETLLDVRGLSCPLPVLKANKALRTLTAGDHLRVLATDRASSADFRSFCRETGHALVAFGEEAGVLSFVIRKKSEEPA; via the coding sequence ATGAGTGAGACTCTTCTGGATGTGAGAGGTCTCTCCTGTCCGTTGCCCGTTCTGAAAGCCAACAAGGCCCTGCGCACCCTCACGGCGGGGGATCATCTCCGCGTACTGGCGACCGATCGCGCCTCTTCGGCGGATTTCCGGAGTTTCTGCCGGGAAACCGGGCATGCCCTTGTCGCGTTTGGGGAAGAGGCCGGCGTGCTGTCTTTCGTGATCCGCAAAAAGAGCGAAGAGCCCGCCTGA
- a CDS encoding ROK family protein: MNSIRLGIDLGGTKIEVVAMSTAGDILLRERVPNPGSYEPMMAAIRDLLDATTSRLGLDESSRDARLPFGIGIPGSIDDTTGLVKNANATWLNAMPFGVDLPKITGRQVRVENDANCFALSEAIDGAASGRNIVFGVIIGSGMGGGLVVNRKLLSGRHHIAGEWGHIPLPWPRREEFPMPRCFCGNEGCLERFLCGPALAAAWKGEGARSAEGIEEAAAAGDRKAQAALDSYVDYLARACSLIINLLDPDAIVFGGGVSNLQATLARVPDLLPRNVITPVCRTELLVNKHGDSSGVRGAAWLWDIEKIR, encoded by the coding sequence ATGAACAGCATACGCCTTGGAATCGACCTGGGTGGCACCAAGATCGAAGTCGTGGCCATGAGCACGGCCGGGGACATCCTTCTGCGTGAACGTGTTCCGAATCCGGGATCGTATGAGCCGATGATGGCCGCCATCCGTGACCTGCTTGACGCCACAACCAGCAGACTGGGGCTGGACGAAAGCAGTCGTGACGCACGTCTGCCTTTCGGAATCGGCATACCCGGCTCGATCGACGACACGACGGGGCTGGTCAAGAACGCCAACGCCACATGGCTGAACGCCATGCCGTTCGGCGTCGATCTTCCGAAAATCACGGGACGACAGGTCCGGGTTGAAAATGACGCAAACTGCTTCGCTCTCTCGGAAGCCATCGACGGCGCAGCAAGCGGGCGTAATATCGTCTTCGGCGTGATCATCGGCTCCGGGATGGGCGGTGGTCTTGTCGTGAATCGCAAACTGCTCAGCGGTCGTCATCATATCGCCGGTGAATGGGGCCATATTCCCCTGCCCTGGCCACGCCGGGAAGAATTCCCGATGCCGCGCTGCTTCTGTGGAAACGAGGGCTGCCTTGAGCGCTTCCTCTGCGGCCCGGCTCTGGCGGCGGCCTGGAAAGGCGAAGGCGCACGCAGCGCGGAAGGCATCGAGGAAGCCGCAGCAGCCGGTGACAGAAAAGCTCAGGCGGCGCTCGACTCCTATGTGGATTATCTGGCGCGCGCCTGCTCGCTCATCATCAATCTTCTCGATCCTGACGCCATTGTCTTCGGCGGTGGTGTGTCCAATCTGCAAGCCACTCTCGCGCGCGTGCCGGATCTGCTCCCGCGCAACGTCATAACGCCCGTGTGCAGGACGGAACTGCTTGTCAACAAACATGGAGACAGCTCAGGTGTCCGGGGGGCTGCATGGCTTTGGGACATCGAGAAAATCCGCTGA
- a CDS encoding DNA polymerase IV, which yields MALGHRENPLNAGRHPVLCRDCPDLFWPQSGAAIARCPTCGSRRLVFHPELSSLSIAHVDCDAFFASVEKQRHPELKGKPLLVGGTGDRGVVSTACYIARLHGPHSAMPMRRARELCPDAVILPPDMATYRIVAERIRTMMRELTPLVEVKSIDEAVLDLSGTRELHGAPPCVVVARLALRVEKELGVTISIGLATNTLMAKLAAGVDKPRGFGVIGSEAREWLADKPVRLLPGIGKAQEEALQKLGLARLGTLAALTIEEAFRRLGSRGPELVERARGQSFRKVTPFHPVKSVSTEVTFAQDIGDIPRLERELWDVCEQLALRLKRKKVSTQGISLKLRTASFQTRTRAIQLHTPTVLPDRLFQAARYLLMKEAGTTAFRLIGIYSKNLKPLQEADPPNLTDIHNINSVAMQEAIDTLRLKFGRNIIQRGRSLNK from the coding sequence ATGGCTTTGGGACATCGAGAAAATCCGCTGAATGCGGGAAGACACCCGGTTTTATGCCGGGACTGTCCGGACCTGTTCTGGCCACAGAGCGGTGCAGCCATTGCACGCTGCCCGACCTGCGGCTCCCGGCGGCTTGTCTTCCACCCTGAACTGAGCAGTCTTTCCATTGCCCATGTCGATTGTGACGCTTTTTTCGCCAGTGTCGAGAAACAGCGCCATCCCGAACTGAAGGGAAAACCTCTTCTCGTGGGTGGCACAGGTGATCGCGGGGTCGTCAGCACGGCCTGCTATATCGCCCGCCTTCACGGCCCTCACTCCGCCATGCCGATGCGCCGCGCCCGTGAACTGTGCCCGGACGCTGTGATCCTCCCCCCCGACATGGCGACCTATCGGATCGTGGCAGAGCGTATAAGAACCATGATGCGGGAGCTGACGCCGCTGGTTGAAGTCAAATCCATCGACGAGGCGGTTCTGGATCTGTCCGGCACGCGGGAACTGCATGGAGCGCCACCCTGTGTCGTGGTCGCACGACTGGCTTTGCGGGTGGAGAAAGAACTGGGTGTGACGATTTCAATCGGCCTCGCAACCAATACGCTGATGGCCAAGCTTGCTGCCGGCGTCGACAAACCGCGGGGTTTTGGCGTGATCGGGTCCGAGGCGCGGGAGTGGCTCGCCGACAAGCCGGTCAGGCTTTTGCCGGGTATCGGCAAGGCTCAGGAAGAAGCGCTTCAGAAGCTTGGTCTTGCAAGGCTGGGCACACTCGCGGCCCTGACGATCGAAGAAGCCTTCCGCCGCCTGGGTTCCCGGGGACCTGAGCTTGTAGAGCGCGCCCGGGGACAAAGTTTTCGGAAGGTGACACCCTTCCATCCGGTAAAATCCGTCAGCACCGAGGTGACATTTGCCCAGGACATCGGGGATATCCCCCGACTGGAACGGGAATTGTGGGATGTGTGCGAGCAGCTTGCGCTTCGCCTGAAACGCAAGAAAGTGTCCACGCAGGGGATTTCGCTGAAACTACGCACGGCGAGTTTCCAGACACGCACTCGGGCGATACAATTACACACACCGACCGTTCTGCCGGACCGCCTGTTTCAGGCGGCAAGATATTTATTAATGAAAGAAGCCGGAACAACCGCTTTCCGCCTCATCGGGATTTACTCAAAGAATCTCAAGCCATTACAGGAAGCGGACCCGCCCAATCTGACAGACATTCACAATATCAATTCTGTCGCCATGCAGGAAGCGATCGATACATTACGCCTGAAATTTGGCAGAAATATTATTCAGAGAGGTCGAAGTTTAAATAAATAG
- a CDS encoding baseplate J/gp47 family protein, with protein sequence MNLSLQNFSTLVSNSCTAAQSACSSLINFTTGSVSRSIFEANATVALWIQYLILQTLSITRLGTSFGDDVDSWIAQFGISRLPAASSTTTETFISLTPDSSSATVPVGAIVKSSDGSILFSVTKDQTNQYWSESSNGYIRQNGVASITCPVECTTPGAIGNVMSGALNTLGTQISGIDTCTNLSSVSNGYDEEDDESVKSRINLWFSSLSSATLSSIEYAIESTSPNILYQIIENKDPSGYYRPGFFYVAVDDGSGNISSNNINQITTSIESVRACGVEFSVIRPTVIYVSVVVPITVKTGTDTTSIESALSTSISDYINSLTVGAVCSYTKISSVAFSTAENIVEAIGVITLNHESVDIGGQTASVVRLQNIAFSVSYT encoded by the coding sequence ATGAATTTATCTTTGCAGAATTTTTCAACTTTGGTTTCTAACTCGTGTACAGCAGCACAAAGCGCCTGCTCGTCGTTGATAAATTTTACAACAGGCTCCGTTTCAAGATCAATATTTGAGGCAAATGCGACAGTAGCACTTTGGATACAATATTTAATTCTTCAAACCTTATCCATAACACGCCTTGGCACATCGTTTGGAGACGACGTGGATTCATGGATTGCTCAATTTGGCATTTCACGTTTACCTGCAGCATCCTCTACAACAACAGAAACATTCATCAGCTTAACTCCCGACTCATCATCCGCAACGGTTCCTGTAGGAGCTATCGTCAAATCATCTGATGGAAGCATACTGTTTTCGGTAACGAAAGATCAGACAAATCAATATTGGTCAGAATCATCCAATGGCTATATCCGGCAGAATGGTGTTGCATCTATTACTTGCCCTGTAGAATGCACTACTCCAGGCGCTATTGGAAATGTCATGTCCGGCGCCCTAAACACACTGGGAACTCAAATTTCTGGAATTGATACCTGCACAAACCTGTCAAGTGTAAGCAACGGTTACGATGAAGAAGATGATGAATCCGTAAAATCACGTATAAATCTATGGTTTTCCTCATTATCTTCAGCAACTCTTTCATCCATAGAATATGCCATAGAAAGCACCTCTCCAAATATTCTCTATCAGATCATAGAAAATAAAGACCCATCGGGATATTACAGGCCCGGTTTTTTTTATGTAGCCGTTGATGATGGATCAGGTAATATATCCTCGAACAATATCAATCAGATCACAACATCCATAGAATCCGTGCGAGCTTGTGGCGTCGAGTTTTCTGTTATTCGCCCCACAGTAATTTATGTATCTGTTGTTGTACCCATCACTGTAAAAACCGGAACAGATACAACATCCATAGAAAGCGCCCTTAGCACCAGTATATCTGATTATATCAACAGCCTGACAGTCGGTGCGGTATGTAGTTACACAAAAATATCCAGCGTGGCTTTTTCTACTGCAGAAAATATAGTTGAAGCTATCGGAGTTATAACTCTAAACCATGAATCGGTAGACATCGGCGGTCAAACGGCAAGCGTAGTACGCCTACAAAATATAGCATTCTCTGTATCTTATACTTAA
- a CDS encoding HAMP domain-containing sensor histidine kinase codes for MLGTIAVQFSLTYTQMTSFEFRRSGQVLNGEMKLLLAMTPEHLEYVIRERATDDLRLVVNEAGIFTASHQPVAGELRVWPDGLVADGKLHNIVMEPEEGSPYALRFLAARAPGGHIVVLGRSLHVLDEQKLMLRHASLVTLVPIVFFALLAGTWLSHRALTRVEEMHEAVDLIMQGDIHERLPAGAEQDELQRLAGSVNRMLDRLEQLMRDMKSVGDDIAHDLRTPLARVRVGLERALSGSQASSAEALRSVIERAIDNLDQCFAIITALLRLTEIDNSKGRAAFARIDLAELVRDIVDLYEPIAESENIDFSFHCSPKEISVYGDRDLLIEMLGNLVDNAIKFTPEGGRVQISVSMSGHHPFIAVEDTGIGIQPDEKHAVLSRFYRSDKSRHIPGSGLGLSLVASILRLHNAELKILDTHPGVPEKGVCFLVLFPTSDLIQYDE; via the coding sequence ATGCTTGGAACAATCGCAGTCCAGTTCAGTCTGACCTATACCCAGATGACATCTTTCGAATTTCGACGGTCAGGTCAGGTTCTGAACGGAGAAATGAAACTTCTTCTGGCGATGACGCCGGAGCATCTTGAATATGTCATTCGTGAACGCGCTACGGACGATTTAAGACTGGTCGTGAATGAAGCTGGAATTTTTACAGCATCCCACCAGCCTGTAGCCGGTGAATTGCGCGTATGGCCTGATGGTCTGGTAGCGGACGGAAAGCTCCATAATATTGTGATGGAGCCGGAAGAGGGAAGTCCTTACGCTTTGAGGTTTCTCGCGGCCCGTGCGCCTGGCGGGCATATTGTCGTTCTTGGTCGCAGTCTGCATGTTCTGGATGAACAGAAACTCATGCTCCGCCATGCTTCGCTGGTCACTCTCGTTCCCATTGTCTTCTTTGCTTTACTGGCAGGAACCTGGCTGAGTCACCGGGCTCTGACCCGGGTGGAGGAAATGCACGAAGCTGTTGACCTGATTATGCAAGGCGATATTCATGAACGGCTGCCTGCGGGGGCTGAGCAGGATGAGTTGCAGCGACTTGCCGGGAGCGTCAATCGGATGCTGGATCGGCTGGAGCAACTCATGCGGGACATGAAGAGTGTGGGAGACGATATTGCCCATGATCTGCGTACGCCTCTTGCCCGCGTCAGGGTCGGGTTGGAGAGAGCTCTTTCCGGGTCTCAGGCTTCATCGGCAGAAGCGCTGCGATCTGTCATTGAGCGCGCAATCGATAATCTGGATCAATGTTTTGCTATTATCACTGCTTTGCTGAGGCTGACAGAGATAGATAACAGCAAAGGGCGCGCCGCATTTGCAAGGATAGATTTAGCAGAACTTGTGCGTGATATTGTTGATCTCTACGAACCAATTGCAGAAAGTGAAAACATTGATTTTTCGTTTCATTGCTCTCCCAAGGAAATCTCAGTCTATGGTGACAGAGATCTTTTGATCGAAATGCTAGGAAATCTTGTTGATAATGCAATAAAATTCACACCAGAAGGGGGAAGGGTTCAAATTTCTGTCAGCATGAGCGGACATCATCCATTCATTGCAGTTGAGGATACGGGAATTGGCATACAACCTGATGAGAAGCATGCTGTTCTCTCACGTTTTTATCGATCTGACAAAAGCCGGCATATTCCAGGGAGCGGTCTGGGGCTAAGCCTTGTGGCTTCTATTCTACGTCTTCATAATGCTGAATTGAAGATTCTGGATACTCATCCGGGTGTCCCGGAAAAAGGAGTTTGTTTTCTGGTCCTTTTTCCAACCTCTGATCTTATACAATATGATGAATAG